A part of Candidatus Cloacimonadota bacterium genomic DNA contains:
- a CDS encoding DUF3108 domain-containing protein, whose amino-acid sequence MKKLLFFILYLSLFFILSSSLNSDTWHLPFKIGEKLIFKVNYGILSGGTFTMEIIEDDTISGHKCYHIKSRTKTNKFFDIIYKVRDKIDSYWDMEKLVSRKYVKKLSEGHYKQFRIHYYFPEDTLTQYVKHRKGKIIKTEFKPLPNAQDALSIFYYIRLHNLNVGDSIYVNVTADGRNCRTKVMIEEKKKLNTIFG is encoded by the coding sequence ATGAAAAAGTTACTATTTTTTATCCTTTATCTGTCTTTATTCTTTATATTGAGTTCAAGTTTGAATTCTGATACTTGGCATTTACCATTCAAAATTGGAGAAAAGCTAATTTTTAAAGTTAATTACGGCATTCTAAGTGGCGGAACATTTACAATGGAAATTATAGAAGATGACACAATATCAGGGCATAAATGTTATCATATTAAATCAAGAACAAAAACAAATAAATTCTTTGATATAATCTACAAAGTTAGAGATAAAATTGACTCTTACTGGGATATGGAAAAATTAGTTTCAAGAAAATATGTAAAGAAATTATCTGAAGGACATTATAAACAATTTAGAATTCATTATTATTTCCCTGAAGACACTTTGACCCAATATGTGAAACATCGTAAAGGAAAAATAATAAAAACTGAATTCAAACCATTACCAAATGCACAGGATGCGCTTTCAATTTTCTATTATATCCGTTTGCATAATTTAAATGTTGGAGATTCAATTTATGTAAATGTAACAGCAGATGGAAGAAACTGCCGGACCAAAGTTATGATTGAAGAAAAAAAGAAGCTTAATACTATTTTTGGC
- a CDS encoding helicase C-terminal domain-containing protein, whose protein sequence is DSIRNNIIEIAAVKFKNNKSGKRFQSFINIGKPLPGFIKSLTQISDKDLLNAPPQKMVLTDFLEFVGDDILCFHNAIFDRNFINSALEESALPKLTNKFYDTLEIAKIFTPHLKSHSLSKLCEHFQIENRDIHRAEGDAKATGELLSQLTEFICNNFKIGTIYKINEIAELAPLQSHLHKYLSILHNFLTKTALKHKKKKIKQDFFPLKNFISNRKKEETASNKYNENEILEMFEKDGQIAENFENYEYRQGQIDMTAWVTEAYKEGKTLLIEAGTGIGKSLSYLIPSIFFSKFAKRRIVISTNTKNLQEQLFYKDIPAIQNVTNLTFSAALLKGRNNYLCLKKWNDIISDAAGYLSPYEVKFFLNLIIWAENTNTGDIEENHSFNPSKSSLWKKIASDGNYCYGRKCPFYDKCFVIKIRRQAEKSNLVVVNHSLLLSDAVSENSVLGNYSHLVIDEAHNLPQTAAIHFGFSINLFDLLSIAKKILTKGEFQYGIANNIRIAVVKSTISEEKKQLLKNKLDNFNEPIENLEKISVEFFKNINQIVIENGSYGKLRFKDLSIFDSSKNLVEEINYYISTIFKLTNSIYQELLNISSNIFPFYDQNISDLEGLLNQIDELQIKFQHTFSPDFENYAFWLETRDKEFNENSLPHCSIVCAPIEVNQNLYDFLWSKLETTILTSATIAIRDEFKFYKTLAGLNKLEEDKLMEYIASSPFNYHKQMLILVPDFLPNPQDTFFSSQAISLLEEIVSVHNRGTLVLFTSYKDLGIAFNALSDSTSEQNTTLLAQGKTGTRTSILDAFRKDENSVLLGTRSFWEGVDVPGKSLEILILYRLPFLVPTEPLVEAYTDKLRKEGKNAFLYYILPISLLHFKQGFGRLIRNKTDKGVVVILDSRIFKKDYGKYFIKVMPVESIKISSNLELTDYITGWFEK, encoded by the coding sequence GACTCAATTCGTAACAACATTATTGAAATTGCAGCAGTAAAGTTTAAAAATAATAAATCTGGCAAAAGATTCCAATCTTTTATAAATATTGGTAAACCTCTTCCGGGATTTATAAAATCCCTAACTCAAATATCTGATAAAGACCTTCTAAACGCCCCTCCGCAAAAAATGGTACTTACTGATTTTCTTGAATTCGTTGGTGATGACATCCTGTGTTTTCATAATGCAATATTTGATAGAAACTTTATTAATTCCGCTCTGGAGGAATCAGCTCTCCCCAAATTAACCAATAAATTTTATGATACTTTGGAGATTGCAAAAATATTCACTCCTCACTTAAAATCTCATTCTTTATCTAAATTATGCGAGCATTTTCAAATAGAAAATAGAGATATACATCGTGCAGAAGGTGATGCCAAAGCCACAGGCGAACTCCTTTCGCAATTAACAGAATTTATTTGTAACAATTTTAAAATTGGAACAATATATAAAATTAATGAAATTGCAGAACTTGCACCATTACAAAGTCATCTTCATAAATATCTTTCTATTCTACATAATTTTTTAACTAAAACCGCACTTAAACATAAGAAAAAGAAAATCAAACAGGATTTCTTTCCACTTAAAAATTTCATATCTAACCGAAAAAAAGAAGAAACGGCTTCAAATAAATATAACGAAAATGAAATCTTAGAGATGTTTGAAAAAGATGGTCAAATTGCTGAAAATTTTGAAAATTATGAATACAGGCAAGGTCAAATAGATATGACTGCCTGGGTAACTGAAGCTTATAAAGAAGGCAAAACTTTACTTATTGAAGCTGGAACTGGCATCGGTAAATCACTCTCTTATCTGATACCTTCAATATTTTTCTCAAAATTTGCTAAACGAAGGATTGTCATTTCAACAAATACGAAAAATCTACAAGAACAACTCTTCTATAAAGATATTCCAGCTATTCAAAATGTAACTAACCTAACATTTTCTGCTGCTTTACTGAAAGGAAGAAATAACTACCTTTGTTTAAAAAAATGGAATGATATAATATCTGATGCTGCTGGCTACCTCTCGCCTTATGAAGTAAAATTTTTTCTCAATTTGATTATATGGGCAGAAAATACAAATACAGGTGATATTGAAGAAAATCATTCATTCAACCCATCAAAGAGTTCATTATGGAAAAAAATCGCTTCTGATGGGAATTATTGTTATGGCAGAAAATGTCCCTTCTATGACAAATGCTTTGTAATTAAAATTCGTCGCCAAGCAGAAAAATCTAATCTTGTTGTCGTTAATCATTCTTTGCTATTATCTGATGCGGTAAGCGAAAATTCTGTTCTTGGAAATTACTCACATTTGGTGATTGATGAAGCTCATAACTTGCCTCAAACTGCCGCAATCCATTTTGGGTTTTCTATAAATCTATTTGATTTACTTAGTATCGCTAAAAAAATACTAACAAAAGGTGAATTTCAATACGGCATTGCAAATAACATTAGAATCGCTGTTGTAAAAAGCACAATCTCAGAAGAGAAAAAACAACTACTTAAAAATAAATTAGATAATTTTAATGAACCAATTGAAAATCTTGAAAAAATAAGTGTAGAATTCTTTAAAAATATAAATCAGATTGTTATTGAAAACGGAAGCTATGGCAAATTGCGTTTTAAAGACCTTTCAATATTTGATTCATCAAAAAACCTGGTAGAAGAGATTAACTATTACATCTCTACAATTTTTAAACTCACTAATTCAATCTATCAAGAACTCTTAAATATAAGTTCAAACATATTTCCATTTTATGACCAGAATATTTCTGATTTAGAAGGACTTTTAAATCAGATAGATGAACTTCAGATAAAATTTCAGCATACTTTCTCACCAGACTTTGAAAATTATGCTTTCTGGCTTGAGACAAGAGATAAAGAATTTAATGAAAATAGTCTTCCACATTGTTCAATAGTATGTGCGCCAATTGAAGTGAATCAAAATTTATACGATTTTTTATGGTCAAAATTAGAAACGACAATTTTAACCTCAGCAACAATTGCCATACGAGATGAATTTAAGTTTTATAAAACATTAGCAGGGCTGAATAAACTTGAAGAAGATAAACTTATGGAATACATAGCATCGTCCCCATTCAATTATCATAAGCAGATGCTGATTTTAGTTCCTGATTTTCTACCTAATCCGCAAGATACCTTCTTTTCATCGCAAGCCATATCCTTATTAGAAGAGATAGTTTCAGTTCATAATCGTGGGACATTAGTGCTTTTTACATCATATAAAGATTTAGGTATTGCATTTAATGCCTTATCTGATTCAACCTCTGAACAGAATACCACACTACTCGCACAGGGTAAAACCGGTACGCGAACCAGCATTTTAGATGCATTTCGCAAAGATGAAAATTCTGTTTTGCTTGGCACAAGAAGTTTCTGGGAAGGTGTTGATGTGCCCGGTAAATCACTTGAAATACTGATTCTGTATCGTCTGCCTTTTCTTGTTCCTACAGAACCATTAGTTGAAGCATATACTGATAAGTTAAGAAAAGAAGGTAAAAATGCATTTCTCTATTATATTCTGCCAATTTCATTGCTCCATTTCAAACAAGGATTTGGAAGATTAATTCGTAATAAGACAGATAAGGGTGTGGTTGTAATCCTTGATAGCAGAATATTTAAAAAGGATTACGGAAAGTATTTTATAAAAGTTATGCCTGTAGAATCGATTAAAATTTCTTCCAATCTTGAATTAACAGATTATATAACCGGATGGTTTGAAAAATGA